One region of Xylanimonas ulmi genomic DNA includes:
- a CDS encoding thiamine ABC transporter substrate-binding protein → MTTTSPRRGRIVGAALAVALLPALAACGGSEPAADAASGAASDTVTLITHDSWAVSEDVLAAFERESGLTVKQVPMGDAGTLANQVVLTKDSPLGDVVFGIDNTFASRVVDAGALEPYTPAGLDASAQPYVLGDGALTPIDRGDVCLNTDVAWFEEHDLPEPTTLEDVAKPEYKDLLVALNPASSSPGMAFLLATIGAFGDDGYDGTGWTGYWAALRANGVKVSDSWEDGYYSEFSGAGEGGTRPIVVSYSSSPAYTVSEDGSATTTHALLGTCFRQVEYAGVLRGAANPAGAQRLVDFLVSQPFQADIPGQMYVYPADASVELPAEWTQFAPLADEPFEVPAADIAANRDSWIEKWTATVIG, encoded by the coding sequence ATGACCACCACGTCCCCCCGCCGCGGACGCATCGTGGGCGCGGCGCTCGCCGTCGCGCTCCTGCCCGCGCTCGCGGCCTGCGGCGGCTCCGAGCCCGCGGCTGACGCGGCGTCCGGCGCGGCGTCGGACACCGTCACCCTCATCACGCACGACTCCTGGGCCGTGTCCGAGGATGTGCTCGCCGCGTTCGAGCGGGAGAGCGGGCTGACCGTCAAGCAGGTGCCCATGGGCGACGCCGGAACCCTGGCCAACCAGGTCGTGCTGACCAAGGACTCGCCGCTGGGCGACGTCGTCTTCGGGATCGACAACACGTTCGCCTCGCGCGTCGTCGACGCGGGGGCGCTCGAGCCGTACACGCCCGCCGGGCTGGACGCCTCGGCGCAGCCGTACGTGCTCGGCGACGGCGCGCTGACCCCGATCGACCGCGGCGACGTGTGCCTCAACACCGACGTCGCGTGGTTCGAGGAGCACGACCTGCCCGAGCCGACCACGCTCGAGGACGTCGCCAAGCCCGAGTACAAGGACCTGCTGGTCGCGCTCAACCCCGCGTCGTCCTCGCCCGGCATGGCGTTCCTGCTGGCCACCATCGGCGCGTTCGGCGACGACGGGTACGACGGCACGGGGTGGACGGGCTACTGGGCCGCGCTGCGCGCCAACGGCGTCAAGGTCTCCGACTCGTGGGAGGACGGGTACTACTCCGAGTTCTCCGGGGCGGGCGAGGGCGGCACGCGCCCGATCGTCGTGTCCTACTCGTCGTCGCCCGCGTACACCGTGAGCGAGGACGGCTCGGCGACGACGACGCACGCGCTGCTGGGCACGTGCTTCCGCCAGGTCGAGTACGCGGGCGTCCTGCGCGGCGCCGCCAACCCCGCCGGCGCCCAGCGGCTCGTGGACTTCCTGGTCTCCCAGCCCTTCCAGGCGGACATCCCCGGGCAGATGTACGTCTACCCCGCTGACGCGTCGGTCGAGCTGCCCGCCGAGTGGACCCAGTTCGCCCCGCTGGCCGACGAGCCCTTCGAGGTCCCCGCGGCCGACATCGCCGCGAACCGTGACTCCTGGATCGAGAAGTGGACGGCGACGGTCATCGGCTGA
- a CDS encoding ABC transporter permease, translating to MTGRRPLRVAPPAVGWAVAAALPLAFLGVFFAWPVAALVARGFVAEAGGLDLTGLRDVLGAPRTWRLLGTTLAQAAAGSAGSVVLGLPVTYLLYRTRFPGRTLLRGLVTVPFVLPTVVVGVAFRALFRPDGLLGFAHLDETFAGVVLALVFFNVSVVVRTVGGLWERLDPRAEQAARALGASPARAFRTVTLPALAPAIASAAAVVFLFCATAFGVVLVLGGAGYGTIETEIYRRTTQFLDLRTAAVLSILQLVVVSAALWAAGRARARREHALHLEHEDVAAHRWSVRSLPDVAAAVATALVVGGLMVTPLAGLVVRSLRHGDGSWTLDNYLALGTTGGRNALVVTVWQALATSLRTALVATAIAVVVGGLVALVVSRRPRGSGARRAVGALDAVVMLPLGVSAVTVGFGFLITLDRPLGLDVDLRTSGLLVPIAQAVVAIPLVVRTVLPVLRAIDPRLREAAAVLGAAPGRVLRDVDLPIALRSLGLAIGFAFAVSLGEFGATAFLARPDSATLPVVIFRLIGRPGAQNYGMALAASVVLAALTAAVMMLAERLRGDRAAGAVGGEF from the coding sequence ATGACCGGCCGTCGACCCCTGCGTGTCGCGCCCCCCGCGGTGGGGTGGGCGGTCGCGGCCGCGCTGCCCCTGGCGTTCCTGGGCGTCTTCTTCGCCTGGCCCGTCGCGGCGCTCGTCGCGCGCGGGTTCGTGGCCGAGGCCGGCGGCCTCGACCTGACCGGACTGCGTGACGTGCTCGGCGCCCCGCGCACCTGGCGGCTGCTGGGCACGACGCTCGCGCAGGCCGCGGCTGGGTCCGCCGGGTCGGTGGTGCTCGGACTGCCCGTCACCTACCTGCTGTACCGCACCCGCTTCCCAGGGCGCACGCTGCTGCGTGGACTGGTCACGGTGCCGTTCGTGCTGCCCACCGTCGTCGTCGGCGTCGCGTTCCGCGCGCTGTTTCGCCCAGACGGGCTGCTCGGGTTCGCGCACCTCGACGAGACGTTCGCGGGCGTCGTGCTCGCGCTCGTGTTCTTCAACGTCTCGGTCGTGGTGCGCACCGTCGGCGGGCTGTGGGAGCGCCTCGACCCGCGCGCCGAGCAGGCCGCCCGCGCGCTGGGCGCCTCGCCCGCGCGCGCCTTCCGCACGGTCACCCTCCCGGCGCTCGCCCCGGCCATCGCCTCGGCCGCCGCCGTGGTGTTCCTGTTCTGCGCGACGGCGTTCGGCGTCGTGCTCGTGCTCGGCGGCGCCGGCTACGGCACCATCGAGACCGAGATCTACCGCCGCACCACGCAGTTCCTCGACCTGCGCACCGCCGCGGTGCTCTCGATCCTGCAGCTCGTCGTCGTCTCGGCGGCGCTGTGGGCCGCCGGCCGGGCGCGCGCCCGCCGCGAGCACGCGCTGCACCTCGAGCACGAGGACGTCGCCGCGCACCGTTGGAGCGTGCGCTCCCTGCCCGACGTCGCGGCCGCCGTCGCCACCGCGCTGGTCGTGGGCGGGCTCATGGTGACCCCGCTCGCCGGGCTGGTGGTCCGATCGCTGCGCCACGGCGACGGGTCGTGGACGCTCGACAACTACCTCGCGCTCGGCACGACGGGCGGGCGCAACGCCCTGGTCGTCACCGTGTGGCAGGCGCTGGCGACCTCGCTGCGCACGGCCCTGGTCGCCACCGCGATCGCCGTCGTCGTGGGCGGGCTCGTGGCCCTCGTCGTCTCGCGCCGCCCGCGCGGGAGCGGCGCGCGGCGCGCCGTGGGCGCGCTCGACGCCGTCGTCATGCTGCCGCTCGGGGTCTCGGCCGTGACGGTCGGGTTCGGGTTCCTCATCACGCTGGACCGCCCGCTCGGACTCGACGTCGACCTGCGCACCTCGGGCCTGCTGGTGCCCATCGCACAGGCGGTCGTCGCGATCCCGCTCGTGGTGCGCACGGTGCTGCCGGTGCTGCGAGCCATCGACCCGCGGCTGCGTGAGGCCGCCGCGGTGCTGGGCGCCGCGCCAGGTCGCGTGCTGCGCGACGTCGACCTGCCGATCGCGCTGCGCTCGCTCGGGCTCGCCATCGGGTTCGCGTTCGCGGTCTCGCTCGGCGAGTTCGGCGCGACGGCGTTCCTGGCCCGCCCCGACTCGGCGACGCTGCCCGTCGTGATCTTCCGGCTCATCGGGCGGCCGGGCGCGCAGAACTACGGCATGGCGCTCGCGGCGTCGGTGGTGCTCGCGGCGCTCACCGCCGCCGTCATGATGCTGGCCGAGCGGCTGCGCGGGGACCGCGCGGCGGGCGCGGTCGGAGGGGAGTTCTGA
- a CDS encoding ABC transporter ATP-binding protein → MDGLAVRGAVVRYGGAGGTTAVDGVDLDVADGEILALLGPSGCGKSSLLRAVAGLEPLAAGSVTYDGADLTGVPVHRRGFGLLFQDGQLFAHRDVARNVAYGLETMRTPRAERAARVRELLDAVGLAGYERRAVSTLSGGERQRVALARALAPRPRLLLLDEPFSALDRALRERLAVEVRDVLRGTGTTAVFVTHDHDEAFTVADRVGVMRAGRLLQAAAPEELWRAPASRAVAEFLGYQAFVPRDGGWLAVGPNGLRVEASARPDASARPDGAALLDASAPPGGAVVDGAAGDGVWRAVVVAAAFRRGRVEVTVDVDLGGGVERLVAHLTADAPAPAPGDKVAVRLDAAGCAVVPA, encoded by the coding sequence ATGGACGGTCTCGCGGTGCGGGGCGCCGTCGTGCGCTACGGGGGCGCGGGCGGCACGACGGCGGTCGACGGCGTCGACCTGGACGTCGCCGACGGCGAGATCCTCGCGCTGCTGGGGCCCAGCGGCTGCGGCAAATCGTCGCTGCTGCGGGCCGTGGCGGGCCTGGAGCCGCTGGCGGCGGGATCGGTCACCTACGACGGCGCCGACCTGACGGGCGTGCCGGTGCACCGGCGCGGATTCGGGCTGCTGTTCCAGGACGGGCAGCTCTTCGCGCACCGTGACGTCGCGCGCAACGTCGCCTACGGGTTGGAGACCATGCGCACGCCGCGGGCCGAGCGCGCCGCGCGGGTGCGCGAGCTGCTCGACGCCGTCGGGCTCGCCGGGTACGAGCGGCGCGCCGTCTCGACGCTGTCGGGCGGCGAGCGGCAGCGGGTGGCGCTCGCTCGGGCGCTGGCCCCCCGGCCGCGGTTGCTGCTGCTCGACGAGCCGTTCTCGGCGCTCGACCGCGCGCTGCGCGAGCGGCTCGCCGTCGAGGTGCGCGACGTGCTGCGCGGCACCGGGACGACGGCGGTGTTCGTCACGCACGACCATGACGAGGCGTTCACCGTGGCCGACCGGGTCGGCGTCATGCGCGCGGGGCGGCTGTTGCAGGCGGCGGCGCCCGAGGAGCTGTGGCGGGCGCCGGCCTCACGCGCGGTCGCGGAGTTCCTCGGCTACCAGGCGTTCGTGCCGCGCGACGGCGGCTGGCTCGCCGTCGGCCCTAACGGGCTGCGCGTCGAGGCCAGCGCGCGGCCCGACGCGAGCGCTCGGCCCGACGGCGCCGCGTTGCTCGACGCGAGCGCGCCGCCCGGCGGCGCCGTTGTGGACGGCGCCGCGGGCGACGGCGTGTGGCGCGCGGTCGTGGTCGCCGCGGCCTTCCGGCGCGGGCGGGTCGAGGTGACCGTCGACGTCGACCTCGGTGGCGGTGTGGAGCGGTTGGTCGCGCACCTGACCGCGGACGCTCCCGCGCCTGCGCCGGGCGACAAGGTCGCGGTGCGGCTCGATGCGGCGGGCTGCGCCGTCGTCCCCGCCTGA
- a CDS encoding aldo/keto reductase yields MQTRTLGDRQVSAIGLGGMPMSIEGRPDEARSVATIHAALDAGVTLIDTADSYHRDANEVGHNEELIARALRTYGSDVSDVLVATKGGHLRPGDGTWTQNGDPAYLKEAAKASARRLGVEAIGLYQFHRPDPRVPYADSVGAIRDLLDEGVIEMAGISNANPDQIREAQAILGGRLVSVQNQFSPRFRSSLPELELCAELGVAFLPWSPLGGIALARSGELGDAYAPFLDVAREHGVSPFQVTLAWELALAPVVIPIPGASRPESIEDSAGAVELTLTPEEVARLSAA; encoded by the coding sequence ATGCAGACTCGCACGCTCGGAGACCGTCAGGTCAGCGCCATCGGCCTCGGCGGCATGCCCATGTCGATCGAGGGGCGCCCCGACGAGGCGCGATCCGTCGCGACCATCCACGCCGCCCTCGACGCCGGCGTGACGCTCATCGACACCGCCGACTCCTACCACCGCGACGCGAACGAGGTCGGGCACAACGAGGAGCTCATCGCCCGCGCGCTGCGCACCTACGGCTCCGACGTGTCCGACGTGCTCGTGGCGACCAAGGGCGGCCACCTGCGCCCGGGGGACGGCACCTGGACCCAGAACGGCGACCCGGCCTACCTCAAGGAGGCCGCGAAGGCCTCGGCCCGCCGGCTCGGCGTGGAGGCCATCGGCCTGTACCAGTTCCACCGTCCCGACCCGCGCGTGCCCTACGCGGACTCGGTGGGCGCGATCCGCGACCTGCTCGACGAGGGCGTCATCGAGATGGCCGGCATCTCCAACGCCAATCCCGACCAGATCCGCGAGGCCCAGGCGATCCTGGGCGGGCGGCTCGTGTCGGTGCAGAACCAGTTCTCACCCCGCTTCCGCTCCTCGCTGCCCGAGCTTGAGCTGTGCGCCGAGCTCGGCGTCGCGTTCCTGCCCTGGAGCCCGCTGGGAGGCATCGCGCTGGCCCGCTCGGGCGAGCTCGGCGACGCCTACGCGCCGTTCCTCGACGTCGCGCGCGAGCACGGCGTCTCACCCTTCCAGGTGACGCTCGCCTGGGAGCTCGCGCTCGCGCCCGTCGTCATCCCGATCCCCGGCGCCTCGCGGCCCGAGTCGATCGAGGACTCGGCCGGCGCCGTCGAGCTCACGCTGACGCCCGAGGAGGTCGCCCGCCTCTCGGCGGCCTGA
- the pgi gene encoding glucose-6-phosphate isomerase, which yields MTTPPPVDPTTTSAWADLTTHHESLDADLRSWFAADPARAERLTFEAGDLWVDLSKNLVTDETLALLVRLAQEVGLTDRTEAMFTGEHINVTEDRAVLHTALRRTPGTRPPLVVDGQQVDDDVAAELDKLSAFADQVRSGEWTGVSGKRVETVVNIGIGGSDLGPVMIYEALAPYRQAGLTVRFVSNIDPTDVAQKTADLDPETTLFIVASKTFGTLETLTNARLARAWLLDGLVARGAIADDDEARRTAVGKHFVAVSTALDKVAAFGIDPANAFGFWDWVGGRYSVGSAIGTSLAIAVGPDRFRELLDGFRIIDEHFRTAPLERNVPTLMGLLNVWYVNFLGAASHAVLPYAQQLHRFAAYLQQLTMESNGKSVRWDGSPVTTATGEVFWGEPGTNGQHAFYQLIHQGTQLIPADFIAVARPAYPLVDAEGDGGAVSAGADVHELFLANFFAQTKALAFGKTADEVRAEGTPEHIVSARVFPGNRPTTSILAPALTPSVVGQLVALYEHITFTQGIVWGIDSFDQWGVELGKKLALEIAPAVSGDEAALAAQDPSTQSLLRRYRALRGA from the coding sequence ATGACGACGCCCCCACCCGTCGACCCGACGACCACCTCGGCCTGGGCCGACCTCACCACCCACCACGAGAGCCTCGACGCTGACCTGCGCTCCTGGTTCGCGGCCGACCCGGCGCGCGCCGAGCGGCTCACCTTCGAGGCCGGCGACCTGTGGGTCGACCTGTCGAAGAACCTCGTGACCGACGAGACCCTTGCGCTGCTGGTGCGCCTGGCGCAGGAGGTCGGCCTGACCGATCGCACCGAGGCCATGTTCACGGGCGAGCACATCAACGTCACCGAGGACCGCGCGGTGCTGCACACCGCGCTGCGCCGCACCCCGGGCACGCGCCCGCCGCTGGTCGTCGACGGCCAGCAGGTGGACGACGACGTCGCCGCCGAGCTCGACAAGCTCAGCGCGTTCGCCGACCAGGTCCGCTCGGGCGAGTGGACCGGCGTGAGCGGCAAGCGCGTCGAGACCGTCGTGAACATCGGCATCGGCGGCTCGGACCTGGGCCCCGTGATGATCTACGAGGCGCTGGCCCCCTACCGCCAGGCCGGGCTCACGGTCCGGTTCGTCTCGAACATCGACCCCACCGACGTCGCGCAGAAGACCGCCGACCTCGACCCCGAGACCACGCTGTTCATCGTCGCGTCCAAGACCTTCGGAACGCTGGAGACGCTGACCAACGCGCGCCTGGCCCGCGCGTGGCTGCTCGACGGGCTCGTGGCCCGCGGCGCCATCGCGGACGACGACGAGGCGCGCCGCACGGCCGTCGGCAAGCACTTCGTCGCGGTGTCCACGGCTCTGGACAAGGTCGCGGCGTTCGGCATCGACCCGGCCAACGCGTTCGGGTTCTGGGACTGGGTCGGCGGGCGCTACTCGGTCGGCTCGGCCATCGGCACGTCGCTGGCGATCGCGGTCGGCCCCGACCGGTTCCGTGAGCTGCTGGACGGCTTCCGGATCATCGACGAGCACTTCCGCACGGCTCCTCTTGAGCGCAACGTGCCGACGCTCATGGGCCTGCTCAACGTCTGGTACGTCAACTTCCTGGGCGCGGCCTCGCACGCGGTGCTGCCCTACGCCCAGCAGTTGCACCGCTTCGCGGCGTACCTGCAGCAGCTCACCATGGAGTCGAACGGCAAGTCGGTGCGTTGGGACGGCTCGCCCGTCACGACGGCGACCGGTGAGGTGTTCTGGGGCGAGCCGGGCACCAACGGCCAGCACGCCTTCTACCAGCTTATCCACCAGGGCACGCAGCTCATCCCGGCCGACTTCATCGCCGTCGCCAGGCCCGCCTACCCGCTCGTCGACGCCGAGGGCGATGGCGGCGCGGTGTCCGCGGGCGCCGACGTGCACGAGTTGTTCTTGGCGAACTTCTTCGCCCAGACCAAGGCGCTCGCCTTCGGCAAGACGGCTGACGAGGTGCGCGCCGAGGGCACGCCCGAGCACATCGTCTCGGCGCGGGTGTTCCCGGGCAACCGCCCGACGACGTCGATCCTGGCGCCGGCGCTGACGCCGTCGGTCGTGGGCCAGCTCGTCGCGCTGTACGAGCACATCACGTTCACGCAAGGCATCGTGTGGGGCATCGACTCGTTCGACCAGTGGGGTGTCGAGCTCGGCAAGAAGCTCGCGCTGGAGATCGCGCCCGCGGTCTCGGGCGACGAGGCCGCGCTGGCGGCCCAGGACCCCTCGACGCAGTCCCTGCTGCGCCGCTACCGCGCGCTGCGCGGGGCCTGA
- a CDS encoding copper homeostasis protein CutC: MASVDVRPLALEIAVQDVAGALIAARSGARRIELCSALAATGGLTPSAGLVAAVAEALAGTGTGVHVLVRPRPGGFTYDAVELDVQVRDVRAVLDAGADGVVVGALTGSGDVDLAALDALVAAADGAEVTFHRAFDVAGDRGLALRQVREAGARRVLTSGGAAAAGAGVPELARLAPIAADLGVELMAGGGVKPEDVAALVAAGVDAVHLSARRVVAGDGGPGGGDGARDVTDPDVVAAAAAALAAATRPA, translated from the coding sequence GTGGCCTCCGTTGACGTACGCCCCCTTGCCCTTGAGATCGCCGTCCAAGATGTCGCTGGCGCATTGATCGCCGCCCGCAGCGGCGCCAGGCGCATCGAGCTGTGCTCGGCGCTCGCCGCGACCGGCGGCCTGACGCCGTCGGCCGGGCTGGTCGCCGCGGTCGCCGAGGCGCTCGCCGGCACGGGCACCGGCGTGCACGTGCTGGTCCGCCCGCGCCCGGGCGGCTTCACCTACGACGCCGTCGAGCTCGACGTGCAGGTGCGCGATGTGCGCGCGGTGCTCGACGCCGGCGCCGACGGCGTCGTCGTGGGCGCGCTGACCGGGTCGGGTGACGTGGACCTCGCCGCGCTCGACGCGCTGGTCGCCGCCGCGGACGGCGCCGAGGTGACCTTCCACCGGGCGTTCGACGTCGCCGGCGACCGCGGGCTCGCGCTGCGCCAGGTGCGCGAGGCGGGCGCGCGGCGCGTGCTGACCTCGGGCGGCGCCGCGGCGGCCGGGGCCGGCGTCCCCGAGCTGGCGCGGCTCGCGCCGATCGCCGCAGACCTCGGCGTCGAGCTCATGGCCGGGGGCGGCGTCAAGCCCGAGGACGTCGCCGCGCTGGTCGCGGCGGGCGTCGACGCGGTGCACCTGTCGGCCCGCCGGGTCGTGGCGGGCGACGGCGGCCCGGGCGGCGGCGACGGCGCCCGCGACGTCACGGACCCCGACGTCGTCGCGGCGGCGGCCGCGGCGCTCGCGGCCGCCACACGCCCGGCGTAG
- a CDS encoding GNAT family N-acetyltransferase, translating into MSATHPTLSHLGPTGSHAPKWQVVEPAWRIVEVSPDEPADGWAHRGVERVGRACAMERDGHDDDALFAAESAADLAHQDDEERTLLIAVGAGAPEPQAVLGWARVDRTRTANLHAAWTLVHTHPDHRRRGIGAHLLAHAQRVAHEAGRGTLQAEVSFAEDSDGPQAPAPTGAGAAPLAAPGVRFALAHGFDLVQVDRRSTLALPLAPDARAAVEALAADAASHAAGYRLHTWHGEIPERWLDGFALLETRMSTDAPMGGLDLREDVWDAGRVLRMQRDRAAMGHDFVITAAEHVATGELAAMTMLDWSRSRADFAMQWDTIVLRPHRGHRLGMLVKCANLRRLAELCPAVRRVHTWNAEENGPMLAINVALGFRPAGGAAVLQKVAAPEEAPAPV; encoded by the coding sequence ATGAGCGCCACACATCCGACCCTCTCGCACCTCGGGCCTACGGGCTCGCACGCCCCCAAGTGGCAGGTTGTCGAGCCCGCGTGGCGGATCGTCGAGGTCTCGCCCGACGAGCCCGCCGACGGCTGGGCGCACCGCGGTGTCGAGCGCGTCGGGAGGGCGTGCGCCATGGAGCGCGACGGGCACGACGACGACGCGTTGTTCGCCGCCGAGTCCGCGGCCGACCTCGCCCACCAGGACGACGAGGAGCGCACGCTGCTGATCGCCGTCGGGGCCGGCGCACCCGAACCGCAGGCGGTGCTGGGCTGGGCGCGGGTCGACCGCACACGGACGGCGAACCTGCACGCCGCCTGGACGCTCGTCCACACGCACCCCGACCACCGCCGTCGCGGGATCGGCGCCCACCTGCTCGCCCATGCCCAGCGCGTCGCGCACGAGGCCGGGCGCGGCACGCTCCAGGCCGAGGTGTCCTTCGCTGAGGACAGCGACGGGCCGCAGGCGCCCGCGCCGACCGGGGCGGGCGCGGCGCCCCTGGCCGCGCCCGGTGTCCGGTTCGCGCTCGCCCACGGCTTCGACCTCGTGCAGGTCGACCGCCGCTCGACGCTGGCTCTGCCCCTCGCGCCCGACGCGCGCGCCGCCGTCGAGGCCCTCGCCGCCGACGCCGCCTCACACGCGGCGGGGTACCGCCTGCACACCTGGCACGGCGAGATCCCCGAGCGGTGGCTCGACGGGTTTGCGCTGCTGGAGACCCGCATGTCCACCGACGCCCCGATGGGCGGCCTCGACCTCCGCGAGGACGTGTGGGACGCCGGCCGCGTGCTGCGCATGCAGCGCGACCGGGCGGCCATGGGCCACGACTTCGTCATCACCGCGGCGGAGCACGTCGCCACCGGCGAGCTCGCGGCCATGACCATGCTCGACTGGTCGCGCTCGCGCGCCGACTTCGCCATGCAGTGGGACACGATCGTGCTGCGCCCGCACCGGGGCCACCGGCTCGGGATGCTGGTCAAGTGCGCCAACCTGCGACGTCTGGCCGAGCTGTGTCCGGCCGTCCGCCGCGTCCACACCTGGAACGCCGAGGAGAACGGGCCCATGCTCGCGATCAACGTCGCGCTCGGGTTCCGCCCCGCGGGCGGCGCGGCGGTGCTCCAGAAGGTCGCCGCGCCCGAGGAGGCGCCCGCGCCGGTCTGA
- a CDS encoding LacI family DNA-binding transcriptional regulator, which produces MTITDVARAAGVSVATVSKVVNGRYGVASSTAERVLEVVAQLGYETSLVASSLRRSRTNVIGILLAGFDPFATEILKGISAEAVGKGYELLAYSGAISDDNAVGWERRSLSRLGGTLIDGAIILTPTVSVPTSSVPVIAVDPHTGSGGPSTIDCDNIEGARAATRHLIELGHTRIAHVRGRTDLESALLREQGYRDALEAAGIAYDPGLVRDGGYRAAWAIDAARELLTLPDRPTAVFAANDLSAFGVMEVAHELGLRIPQDLSIVGFDDIPEAGSATPRLTTIAQPLQEMGARAVTMLIALLEGREVEAHVQLPSRLVVRRSTAPPPEPNAP; this is translated from the coding sequence GTGACGATCACCGATGTCGCCCGCGCAGCGGGAGTCTCGGTCGCGACCGTCTCCAAGGTCGTCAACGGCCGCTACGGCGTCGCGTCGAGCACGGCCGAGAGAGTTCTGGAGGTCGTCGCGCAGCTCGGCTATGAGACCTCGCTCGTCGCGAGCTCTCTGCGCCGCAGCCGCACCAACGTCATCGGCATCCTGCTCGCGGGATTCGACCCGTTCGCCACCGAGATCCTCAAGGGCATCTCGGCCGAGGCCGTCGGCAAGGGCTACGAACTGCTCGCCTACTCGGGCGCCATCAGCGACGACAACGCCGTCGGCTGGGAGCGGCGCTCGCTGTCCCGGCTGGGCGGCACGCTCATCGACGGCGCCATCATCCTCACGCCCACGGTCTCCGTCCCGACGTCGAGCGTCCCGGTCATCGCGGTCGACCCGCACACCGGCTCGGGCGGACCGTCGACGATCGACTGCGACAACATCGAGGGCGCCCGCGCGGCGACCCGGCACCTCATCGAGCTCGGCCACACTCGCATCGCGCACGTGCGCGGCCGCACCGACCTGGAGTCCGCGCTGCTGCGCGAGCAGGGCTACCGCGACGCGCTGGAGGCCGCGGGCATCGCCTACGACCCCGGGCTCGTGCGCGACGGCGGCTACCGCGCCGCGTGGGCCATCGACGCGGCGCGCGAGCTGCTGACACTGCCCGACCGACCCACCGCCGTGTTCGCCGCGAACGACCTGTCGGCCTTCGGCGTCATGGAGGTCGCCCATGAGCTCGGCCTGCGCATCCCCCAGGATCTGTCGATCGTGGGCTTCGACGACATCCCCGAGGCCGGCAGCGCCACCCCGCGCCTGACGACCATCGCCCAGCCGCTCCAGGAGATGGGCGCCCGCGCCGTGACCATGCTGATCGCGCTGCTCGAGGGCCGCGAGGTCGAGGCGCACGTCCAGCTCCCCTCGCGTCTCGTGGTCCGCCGCTCGACGGCCCCGCCGCCCGAGCCAAACGCCCCCTGA
- a CDS encoding extracellular solute-binding protein, with the protein MTRKMRGGAIVALGATVALLAAGCAGSGGAATTGASGSPKAADADAKTITWWHNSNTGDGKDYYDQVAKDFEEKTGVHVEVSAMQHEDMLTKLSAALQSGDPDQIPDVFMSRGGGELQNEVDSGVTRDLTDVASDTISKISAFTGQYTVDGKVYALPFSIGLVGFWYNKDLFAQAGITDVNPAPTIDEFNGYIDKLKAAGIAPASVGAGDKWPAAHYWYYNVVRECPFDTVESAIADKDYSDPCFLKAGEHLQDLVATQPFNDGFLSTKAQEGPTSASGLLATGKVAMELAGHWEPGVAGGLTADGKVPSFLGWFAYPTFPGQGGDPKDQMGGGDAWEVSTSAPDAAVDFAKYLLSDEVQQGFAERDMGLPTNPAATDSISNATLKQLIPVRDAGGNTQLYLDTRLGAAIGNPMNDAIAQVFAGNPGPQEIVDAIQSAADSE; encoded by the coding sequence ATGACGAGGAAGATGCGCGGAGGGGCGATCGTCGCCCTCGGTGCGACCGTCGCGCTGCTCGCCGCGGGTTGTGCGGGATCGGGCGGCGCGGCCACCACGGGCGCCAGCGGATCGCCGAAGGCGGCGGACGCGGACGCCAAGACCATCACCTGGTGGCACAACTCGAACACCGGTGACGGCAAGGACTACTACGACCAGGTCGCCAAGGACTTCGAGGAGAAGACCGGCGTCCACGTCGAGGTCAGCGCCATGCAGCACGAGGACATGCTGACCAAGCTCTCGGCCGCCCTGCAGTCGGGCGACCCGGACCAGATCCCGGACGTCTTCATGTCCCGCGGTGGCGGCGAGCTCCAGAACGAGGTCGACTCGGGCGTCACGCGCGACCTGACCGACGTCGCCTCGGACACCATCTCGAAGATCTCGGCCTTCACCGGCCAGTACACGGTCGACGGCAAGGTCTACGCCCTGCCGTTCTCGATCGGCCTGGTGGGCTTCTGGTACAACAAGGACCTGTTCGCCCAGGCGGGCATCACCGACGTCAACCCGGCCCCGACGATCGATGAGTTCAACGGCTACATCGACAAGCTCAAGGCCGCGGGCATCGCCCCGGCGTCGGTCGGCGCCGGCGACAAGTGGCCGGCCGCGCACTACTGGTACTACAACGTCGTCCGCGAGTGCCCCTTCGACACGGTCGAGAGCGCCATCGCCGACAAGGACTACTCGGACCCGTGCTTCCTCAAGGCGGGCGAGCACCTGCAGGACCTCGTGGCCACCCAGCCGTTCAACGACGGCTTCCTGTCGACCAAGGCGCAGGAGGGTCCGACGTCGGCGTCCGGCCTGCTCGCGACCGGCAAGGTCGCCATGGAGCTCGCCGGCCACTGGGAGCCCGGTGTGGCGGGCGGCCTGACGGCCGACGGCAAGGTCCCCAGCTTCCTGGGCTGGTTCGCCTACCCGACCTTCCCGGGCCAGGGCGGCGACCCCAAGGACCAGATGGGTGGCGGTGACGCGTGGGAGGTCTCGACCAGCGCCCCCGACGCGGCCGTCGACTTCGCCAAGTACCTGCTGTCCGACGAGGTCCAGCAGGGCTTCGCCGAGCGTGACATGGGCCTGCCGACCAACCCCGCCGCGACCGACTCGATCTCGAACGCGACGCTCAAGCAGCTCATCCCGGTGCGCGACGCCGGTGGCAACACGCAGCTGTACCTCGACACCCGCCTCGGCGCCGCCATCGGCAACCCGATGAACGACGCGATCGCGCAGGTGTTCGCCGGAAACCCCGGTCCGCAGGAGATCGTCGACGCGATCCAGAGCGCGGCCGACTCGGAGTAA